CGCAGCCAGGCGACCCGCTGGTCCCGCGCGACGTCGTCGCCCGGCTGGGCCTCGAGACCGGGGTCGAGATGGCCGGGCTCGCGGTCCCTCCCGCCCGACCCGGGCAGCCTCCTTGGTTGGGCGAGGTGAGGACGATTCACGGCGGGGAGCCCGAGGGCTGGGGGCAGAGGACGCCGTTCCGGAGCCTGGTCGCGGAGGATCCCACGCAGCGGATCCGTCTCGAGTGCGACCCGGCGGACCTCTCGATGCGCGTCGTGGACCTCGTCACCCCGATCGGGAAGGGGCAGCGATGCCTGATCGTCGCTCCCCCCAAGGCGGGCAAGACCGTCCTGCTCCAGAAGATGGCCCACTCGATCAGCACGAACCATCCCGAGATCCACCTGATCGTGCTCCTCGTGGACGAGCGACCCGAGGAGGTCACGGACATGCGGCGGTCGGTGCGGGGCGAGGTGATCGCGTCGTCGTCGGACGAGCTGGCGAAGAACCACCTCGAGGTCGCGGAGATCGCGATCGAGCGCGCGAAGCGGCTCGTCGAGGCGGGCGGGGACGCGGTGGTGCTGCTCGACTCGATCACCCGCCTCTCGCGGGCGTACAACACGGAGCAGCGGAGCTCCGGGCGGGTGCTCTCCGGCGGCGTCGACGCGCGCACCATGGAGAAGCCC
This Terriglobia bacterium DNA region includes the following protein-coding sequences:
- the rho gene encoding transcription termination factor Rho → MLHGQGGPGPGPRRRSRRRGRHQGGGPPAAPPQHGRLPAGPPPGNPSLEVAGVLHVVAAGHGFLRSPQSDYDPQPGDPLVPRDVVARLGLETGVEMAGLAVPPARPGQPPWLGEVRTIHGGEPEGWGQRTPFRSLVAEDPTQRIRLECDPADLSMRVVDLVTPIGKGQRCLIVAPPKAGKTVLLQKMAHSISTNHPEIHLIVLLVDERPEEVTDMRRSVRGEVIASSSDELAKNHLEVAEIAIERAKRLVEAGGDAVVLLDSITRLSRAYNTEQRSSGRVLSGGVDARTMEKPRKFFGAARKVVGGGSLTVIGTALVDTGSRMDEVIFQEFKGTGNMEIVMDRGLFERRIFPAIDISKSGTRKEEKLFTAEELPRVTLLRRALASLKAAEAMQLLTDRLSRYPTNAEFLANLLS